In one window of Hyalangium ruber DNA:
- a CDS encoding hybrid sensor histidine kinase/response regulator has product MAHPPSDPPLEPPPREQRAGDREDPRSDAPHPPRSPFNILEETAFEAAQPWRLSDDLPLGLYLVDARSGRVLYANPRFFQLWHIEPLEESCRRGEGLHATVLQHCLPAVADGESFLRRYASLGDDVSLEPREDEVVLSDGRTLQRFCSAIRDAHGTAGCWLNVFKDVTDRKRTQHALQRTELNFRKLIESAPEGICVHRNQRYVYVNPAMLTSLRYERASDLIGRHVLELIHPDDREMVTQRVKNIIATGQPAPPQQMRSLRSDGTWFYSETVALALEFDGEPSVLVLGRDITERKQVEAQLLQADRMVMMGTLAAGVGHEINNPLTYVLSNLVLAGEEVDQLTQELEQHAPALAAARGWRSRLNELKELLTEAHSGADRVRTIVRDLKVLSRQGEERRTAVDVREVIEFSIKMSLHEVRSRARLVKQYEPVPAVYADGARLGQVFLNLLVNAAQAIPEGNAQGSEIAVRVRHDASGRVAVEVSDTGTGIAPEVLPRIFEPFYTTKPVGAGTGLGLSICHSIVRDMGGELTVRTELGRGSTFTVLLPAVPSAPLAKAPSPAPLEKRRAHILVIDDEPGVGRAVARMLGPQHTATVVDSGQQALERLLAGESFDAIFCDLMMPGVSGMDLYERLGELRPELTSRFIFMTGGTYTPRARTFLATIPNGWLEKPFDAQQLLRLLAQTLRD; this is encoded by the coding sequence ATGGCGCATCCTCCCTCTGATCCGCCCTTGGAGCCGCCCCCTCGTGAGCAACGCGCGGGAGATCGGGAGGATCCACGGAGCGACGCCCCTCACCCTCCGCGCTCCCCTTTCAACATCCTGGAGGAGACGGCGTTCGAAGCGGCCCAGCCGTGGCGGCTGAGCGATGACCTGCCGCTCGGGCTCTATCTGGTGGACGCCCGCTCTGGTCGCGTCCTGTATGCCAATCCCCGCTTCTTCCAGCTCTGGCACATCGAGCCGCTGGAGGAGTCCTGCCGGCGCGGCGAAGGCCTCCATGCGACGGTGCTCCAGCACTGCCTGCCCGCCGTGGCGGACGGCGAGTCCTTCCTACGGCGGTACGCCTCCCTCGGTGACGACGTCTCTCTCGAGCCGAGGGAGGACGAGGTGGTGCTGAGCGACGGGAGGACCCTCCAGCGGTTCTGCTCGGCCATCCGGGACGCGCACGGCACCGCGGGCTGCTGGCTGAACGTGTTCAAGGACGTCACGGACCGCAAGCGCACCCAGCACGCCCTGCAGCGCACCGAGCTGAACTTCCGCAAGCTCATCGAGAGCGCGCCCGAGGGCATCTGCGTCCACCGGAACCAGCGCTACGTGTACGTCAACCCGGCGATGCTCACGTCCCTGCGCTACGAGCGGGCGAGTGACTTGATCGGCCGTCATGTCCTGGAGCTCATCCACCCGGACGACCGGGAGATGGTCACCCAGCGCGTCAAGAACATCATCGCCACGGGCCAGCCAGCGCCTCCCCAGCAGATGCGCAGCCTGCGCAGCGACGGCACCTGGTTCTACAGCGAGACCGTGGCGCTGGCCCTCGAGTTCGATGGCGAGCCGTCGGTGCTCGTGCTGGGGCGTGACATCACCGAGCGCAAGCAGGTCGAAGCCCAGCTGCTCCAGGCCGACCGGATGGTGATGATGGGCACGCTCGCCGCCGGCGTCGGTCACGAGATCAACAACCCCCTCACCTACGTGCTGAGCAACCTCGTCCTGGCCGGCGAGGAGGTGGATCAGCTCACCCAGGAGCTCGAGCAGCACGCCCCCGCCCTGGCGGCCGCGCGAGGCTGGCGCTCGCGACTGAACGAGCTGAAGGAGCTGCTCACAGAGGCGCACTCGGGCGCCGATCGGGTGCGCACCATCGTGCGGGACTTGAAGGTCCTCTCGCGCCAGGGCGAGGAGCGGCGCACCGCGGTGGACGTGCGCGAGGTGATCGAGTTCTCCATCAAGATGTCGCTCCATGAGGTGCGCTCGCGCGCGCGCCTCGTGAAGCAGTACGAGCCCGTGCCCGCCGTGTATGCCGATGGTGCGCGCCTGGGGCAGGTCTTCCTCAACCTGCTGGTGAACGCCGCTCAGGCCATTCCCGAAGGCAACGCGCAGGGGAGCGAGATCGCCGTCCGGGTGCGGCACGATGCCTCTGGCCGCGTGGCCGTGGAGGTGAGCGACACCGGCACGGGCATTGCGCCCGAGGTGCTGCCGCGCATCTTCGAGCCCTTCTACACCACCAAGCCGGTGGGCGCCGGCACGGGGCTGGGGCTGTCCATCTGCCACAGCATCGTCCGGGACATGGGCGGAGAGCTCACCGTCCGCACCGAGCTGGGACGCGGCTCCACGTTCACCGTCCTGCTGCCAGCGGTGCCCTCGGCGCCTCTCGCCAAAGCGCCCTCCCCGGCTCCTCTCGAGAAGCGCCGCGCGCACATCCTCGTCATCGATGACGAGCCGGGGGTGGGCCGGGCAGTGGCCCGGATGCTGGGCCCTCAGCACACGGCCACTGTGGTGGACAGTGGCCAGCAGGCTCTGGAGCGGCTGCTGGCTGGCGAGTCCTTCGATGCCATCTTCTGCGATCTGATGATGCCCGGGGTCTCGGGCATGGATCTGTACGAGCGCCTGGGCGAGCTGAGGCCTGAGCTCACCTCGCGCTTCATCTTCATGACGGGAGGCACCTACACTCCGCGCGCGCGCACGTTCCTGGCGACGATCCCCAACGGCTGGCTGGAAAAGCCGTTCGACGCACAGCAGCTTCTCCGACTCCTGGCCCAGACCCTCCGGGATTGA
- the dgt gene encoding dGTP triphosphohydrolase: MSKERKARWQQLLSGHRLGSSRPPGELQEERTEFDRDYDRIVFSSAFRRLHDKTQVFPLSTSDYTPRTRLTHSIEASCVGRTLGQLAGRALRTQGLVEVEPAHLGTLVAAGCLAHDIGNPPFGHSGEAAIQHWAEQHLVRWSPTPGEKPSPFATEAQWQDLVQFEGNAQGFRILNRLQSRERNGGLRYTVATLGAMSKYPRPSVIPGRKPDEGRSSEKKFGYFQDDQELAHEAFRKLGLHEREPGVFSRHPLAFLVEAADDICYAVIDLEDSAMQGLIPKEEACALLEGVARRMRDFYSPSQEMQLESRLGVLRSGAIGALIHECVAVFSEAVEEMEQGRWEQSLASARPEVKAQLKEIKRITRLKGYESERVLQIESAGFKTLGGLLDMFASAVMEDAPNKEQKKLRQLLPIDFLQRPGAHQPDRDKAIGSLSPYQRLLCVTDYISGMTDGFAVELYQRLSGIKLPS; this comes from the coding sequence ATGAGCAAGGAACGCAAAGCGCGCTGGCAGCAGCTGCTATCGGGGCATCGGTTGGGCTCCAGTCGCCCCCCGGGGGAACTCCAGGAAGAGCGCACCGAATTCGACCGCGACTATGACCGCATCGTCTTCTCCAGCGCCTTCCGGCGGCTGCACGACAAGACGCAGGTCTTCCCGCTGTCCACCAGCGACTACACCCCCCGGACGCGGCTGACCCACAGCATCGAGGCCTCGTGCGTGGGGCGCACCCTGGGCCAGCTCGCGGGCAGGGCCCTGCGCACCCAGGGGCTGGTAGAGGTAGAGCCCGCGCACCTGGGCACCCTCGTCGCCGCCGGCTGTCTGGCGCACGATATTGGCAACCCGCCCTTCGGCCACTCGGGCGAGGCCGCCATCCAGCACTGGGCCGAGCAGCATCTCGTGCGCTGGTCGCCCACTCCTGGGGAGAAGCCGAGCCCCTTCGCCACCGAGGCCCAGTGGCAGGACCTGGTGCAGTTCGAGGGCAACGCCCAGGGCTTCCGCATCCTCAATCGGCTCCAGTCCCGCGAGCGCAACGGGGGTCTGCGCTACACCGTCGCCACCCTGGGGGCCATGAGCAAGTACCCGCGCCCCTCCGTCATCCCCGGCCGAAAGCCCGATGAGGGGCGCAGCTCGGAGAAGAAGTTCGGGTACTTCCAGGACGACCAGGAGCTGGCGCACGAGGCGTTCCGCAAGCTCGGCCTGCACGAGCGCGAGCCGGGCGTGTTCTCCCGCCACCCGCTGGCCTTCCTCGTCGAGGCCGCCGATGACATCTGCTACGCCGTCATCGACTTGGAGGACTCGGCCATGCAGGGCCTCATCCCCAAGGAAGAGGCCTGCGCCCTGCTGGAGGGCGTGGCGCGGCGGATGCGCGACTTCTACAGCCCCTCCCAGGAGATGCAGCTCGAGAGCCGCCTGGGCGTGCTGCGCTCGGGCGCGATTGGCGCTCTCATCCACGAGTGCGTGGCCGTCTTCTCCGAGGCCGTGGAGGAGATGGAGCAGGGCCGCTGGGAGCAGTCTTTGGCCTCAGCTCGCCCGGAGGTGAAGGCCCAGCTCAAGGAGATCAAGCGCATCACCCGCCTGAAGGGCTACGAGAGCGAGCGCGTGCTCCAGATCGAGAGCGCCGGCTTCAAGACGCTGGGCGGGCTGCTGGACATGTTCGCCTCGGCCGTCATGGAGGATGCGCCCAACAAGGAGCAGAAGAAGCTGCGCCAGCTGCTGCCCATCGACTTCCTGCAGCGCCCCGGCGCCCACCAGCCGGACCGCGACAAGGCCATAGGTAGTCTCTCTCCCTACCAGCGGCTCCTCTGCGTTACCGATTACATCTCGGGCATGACGGATGGTTTCGCGGTGGAGCTCTACCAGCGGCTCTCCGGCATCAAACTTCCCTCGTGA
- a CDS encoding TIM-barrel domain-containing protein encodes MRLHESAIEPTRLHLWGTRAALEVRCPMPGVLRLRHAPSSAGVGFLHPQLTPKQSWAVVTDEEQPIQVRREGDTFHVTAEGVALEVARTSGTWSFRDATGRVLARCEAVSGEYAPNMPLNHSRARLALHAPEDEAYLGFGEKVGPLNKRGQRFKFWNTDVMPHHPDTDPLYISIPFSIGLREGIAWGFFMDETWRSEVDVAYTDAERVQWESWGPELDVYLITGPHLADVVRRYVALTGRPPLPPLWSLGAQQSRWGYEHADDIRGVIQAYRSRGLPLDVVYLDIDYLEGYKVWTWDRSRFPDPQGLTREAASAGVRLVPIINPNVKAEPGYAPYEEAKEQDFLVRADSGDVLVGEVWARPAVFPDFTREEVQRWWGDWHKEFLEQGIAGIWNDMNEPACFSLIEATGSVMATGGRSEEAKRTEGKTLPFAARHGRQRHVEVHNVYGMAMTKAGYEGFRKHAPQRRPFLLTRAGYAGMQRYAAAWTGDNSSHWEHLELSMPMLVGLGLSGVAFTGADIPGFIGQPSAELFTRWTQLGTFYPLMRNHAAKPMPMQEPWRFGDRYLQLAKAALERRYRLLPTLYSLMHEASESGLPVLRPLLMVDPTDPEAIHAFDAFLFGRDLLVSPITKPGHTKRMVYLPRGQWLEWPNLDKPRAVREGGQHVIVDGPLDTVPLWLRAGGGVALTRPAAHTTTANWDYLEWHIHAGPDVRLSLYEDAGDGYGESRLTTITGGMDRGRFWLERRVQGNLATPREKETLRIYGLKGVRAITGALELGSLVDGVLEVPMSVKWDRLVVSF; translated from the coding sequence ATGCGCCTCCACGAGTCCGCCATCGAGCCCACCCGCCTGCACCTCTGGGGAACGCGCGCCGCGCTGGAAGTCCGGTGTCCCATGCCGGGGGTGCTGCGCCTCCGCCACGCTCCCTCCTCGGCCGGCGTCGGGTTCCTACACCCCCAGCTGACGCCCAAGCAGTCCTGGGCGGTCGTCACCGATGAGGAGCAGCCCATCCAGGTCCGCCGCGAGGGAGACACCTTCCATGTGACGGCGGAGGGCGTGGCGCTGGAGGTGGCGCGGACGAGCGGGACGTGGAGCTTCCGGGACGCCACGGGCCGGGTGCTCGCGCGCTGTGAGGCGGTGTCCGGGGAGTACGCCCCCAACATGCCGCTGAACCACTCGCGCGCGCGGCTGGCGCTGCATGCGCCCGAGGACGAGGCGTACCTCGGCTTCGGCGAGAAGGTGGGGCCGCTCAACAAGCGGGGGCAGCGCTTCAAGTTCTGGAACACGGACGTGATGCCGCACCACCCGGACACCGATCCGCTCTACATCTCCATCCCCTTCTCCATCGGCCTGCGCGAGGGCATCGCGTGGGGCTTCTTCATGGACGAGACGTGGCGCTCCGAGGTGGACGTGGCGTACACGGACGCGGAGCGGGTGCAGTGGGAGTCCTGGGGCCCGGAGCTGGACGTGTACCTCATCACCGGCCCGCACCTGGCCGACGTGGTGCGCCGCTACGTGGCGCTCACGGGACGCCCGCCGCTGCCGCCCCTGTGGAGCCTGGGCGCGCAGCAGTCCCGCTGGGGCTACGAGCACGCGGATGACATCCGCGGCGTCATCCAGGCGTACCGCTCGCGCGGGCTGCCGCTGGATGTCGTGTACCTCGATATCGACTACCTCGAGGGCTACAAGGTGTGGACGTGGGACCGCTCGCGCTTCCCGGATCCGCAGGGGCTGACGCGCGAGGCGGCCAGCGCGGGCGTGCGGCTGGTGCCCATCATCAACCCCAACGTGAAGGCCGAGCCCGGCTACGCTCCTTATGAGGAGGCCAAGGAGCAGGACTTCCTGGTGCGCGCCGACAGCGGCGATGTGCTGGTGGGCGAGGTGTGGGCCCGACCGGCGGTCTTCCCGGACTTCACGCGCGAGGAGGTGCAGCGCTGGTGGGGCGACTGGCACAAGGAGTTCCTCGAGCAGGGCATCGCCGGCATCTGGAATGACATGAACGAGCCGGCGTGCTTCTCGCTGATCGAGGCCACCGGCAGCGTGATGGCGACGGGCGGGCGGAGCGAGGAGGCCAAGCGGACGGAGGGCAAGACGCTGCCGTTCGCAGCACGCCACGGCAGGCAGCGCCACGTGGAGGTACACAACGTCTACGGCATGGCGATGACGAAGGCGGGCTACGAGGGCTTCCGCAAGCACGCCCCGCAGCGCCGGCCATTCCTGCTGACGCGCGCGGGCTACGCGGGCATGCAGCGCTACGCGGCGGCATGGACGGGGGACAACTCGAGCCACTGGGAGCACCTGGAGCTGTCCATGCCCATGCTGGTGGGGCTGGGGCTGTCGGGGGTGGCCTTCACGGGCGCGGACATCCCTGGCTTCATTGGCCAGCCGAGCGCCGAGCTCTTCACCCGCTGGACGCAGCTGGGCACCTTCTACCCGCTGATGCGCAACCACGCGGCCAAGCCCATGCCGATGCAGGAGCCATGGCGCTTCGGCGATCGGTATCTGCAGCTGGCGAAGGCGGCGCTGGAGCGGCGCTACCGGCTGCTGCCCACGCTGTACTCCCTGATGCACGAGGCGTCCGAGAGCGGCCTGCCGGTGCTGCGTCCCCTGCTGATGGTGGATCCGACGGATCCGGAAGCGATTCACGCCTTCGATGCCTTCCTCTTCGGAAGGGATCTGCTGGTGTCGCCCATCACGAAGCCGGGCCACACGAAGCGGATGGTGTACCTGCCCCGAGGCCAGTGGCTGGAGTGGCCCAACCTCGACAAGCCCCGTGCGGTGCGAGAGGGAGGCCAGCACGTCATCGTCGACGGCCCGCTGGACACGGTGCCCCTGTGGCTGCGCGCGGGAGGAGGCGTGGCGCTCACCCGGCCCGCGGCGCACACGACGACGGCGAACTGGGACTACCTCGAGTGGCACATCCACGCCGGGCCCGACGTGCGCCTGAGCCTCTATGAGGATGCGGGTGACGGGTACGGGGAGTCACGCCTCACCACCATCACCGGAGGCATGGACCGGGGGCGCTTCTGGCTGGAGCGCCGCGTTCAGGGCAACCTGGCCACTCCGCGTGAGAAGGAGACGCTGCGCATCTACGGCCTCAAGGGCGTACGCGCCATCACCGGAGCCCTGGAGCTGGGCTCCCTGGTCGATGGAGTGCTCGAGGTGCCCATGAGCGTGAAGTGGGACCGGCTCGTGGTGAGCTTCTAG
- a CDS encoding OmpA family protein yields MKLKALCITVSLLATPGVALAQSPLDQFKKAAGDAGKATLEKKINAKLKTEASKNQCSFKSGTDTLEPGCDQKLKKLVSALVDAKKQLDAGGVKNYKFEVSGHTDSVGDAAKNKELSQKRAAVIVKELVARGISSGEILAVGRGSEQMLVKPDDTPAKKAKNRRYEIQVRF; encoded by the coding sequence ATGAAGCTCAAGGCGCTGTGCATCACCGTGTCCCTGCTGGCCACTCCCGGAGTGGCGCTCGCGCAGAGCCCGCTCGACCAGTTCAAGAAGGCGGCGGGGGATGCGGGCAAGGCCACGCTGGAGAAGAAGATCAACGCGAAGCTCAAGACGGAGGCGAGCAAGAACCAGTGCAGCTTCAAGTCCGGCACGGACACGCTGGAGCCCGGCTGCGATCAGAAGCTCAAGAAGCTCGTCTCCGCGCTCGTCGACGCCAAGAAGCAGCTCGATGCGGGCGGGGTGAAGAACTACAAGTTCGAGGTCTCCGGCCACACGGACTCCGTCGGCGACGCGGCGAAGAACAAGGAGCTGAGCCAGAAGCGCGCCGCCGTCATCGTCAAGGAGCTGGTGGCGCGCGGCATCTCCTCCGGGGAGATCCTCGCCGTGGGGCGCGGCTCGGAGCAGATGCTGGTCAAGCCGGATGACACCCCGGCGAAGAAGGCCAAGAACCGGCGCTACGAGATCCAGGTCCGGTTCTAA
- a CDS encoding alpha-hydroxy acid oxidase yields MTPYAILEERARAVLPRPVFDYYAGGAGDEDTLAANARAWSAVRLRPRVLRDVSRVDTSTTVLGARIAAPVLVAPTAFHRLAHPSGELATAEGTAAAGSLLVLSTRSSTRIESVAAAAGPWWFQVYLLRDRGLTKEFVQRATAAGARALVLTGDTPYVGRKRRDRGSLAIPDEDFRANLERLTDVALAEQAANVTFDDIGWLHELSRLPVLVKGVLRGDDAARCLEAGAAGVVVSNHGGRQLDGAVATAEALPEVVEAIAGRGEVLVDGGVRSGRDVVRALALGARAVLLGRSVLWGLATEGAAGVQRVLTEVQEDTAHVMALAGASSVDEVTSDLVTLGAV; encoded by the coding sequence ATGACGCCCTACGCCATCCTCGAGGAGCGTGCTCGCGCCGTCCTCCCGCGGCCTGTCTTCGACTACTACGCCGGGGGAGCCGGCGACGAGGACACGCTCGCGGCCAACGCCCGCGCCTGGAGCGCGGTGCGGCTTCGCCCCCGCGTCCTGAGAGATGTGAGCCGGGTGGACACCTCCACCACGGTGCTCGGCGCGCGCATCGCGGCGCCCGTGCTCGTGGCGCCCACCGCCTTCCACCGGCTGGCCCACCCGTCCGGAGAGCTCGCCACGGCGGAAGGCACCGCCGCCGCTGGGAGCCTGCTGGTGCTCTCCACGCGCTCCTCCACGCGAATCGAGTCCGTGGCGGCGGCGGCAGGTCCGTGGTGGTTCCAGGTCTACCTGCTTCGCGACCGCGGTCTCACGAAAGAGTTCGTGCAGCGCGCCACGGCCGCGGGAGCCCGAGCGCTCGTCCTCACGGGAGACACGCCCTATGTCGGCCGCAAGCGCCGAGACCGAGGCAGCCTGGCCATCCCGGACGAGGACTTCCGCGCCAATCTGGAGCGGCTCACGGACGTGGCGCTGGCCGAGCAGGCCGCGAACGTGACGTTCGATGACATCGGCTGGCTGCACGAGCTCTCGCGACTGCCAGTGCTGGTGAAGGGCGTACTGCGCGGAGACGACGCGGCGCGCTGCCTGGAGGCGGGCGCGGCGGGAGTGGTCGTCTCCAACCATGGAGGCCGGCAGCTCGACGGGGCGGTCGCCACGGCGGAGGCGCTCCCCGAGGTGGTCGAGGCCATCGCGGGCCGAGGCGAGGTGCTGGTGGACGGAGGCGTGCGCAGCGGCCGGGACGTGGTGCGCGCGCTCGCACTGGGAGCGCGCGCCGTCCTACTCGGAAGGTCCGTGCTCTGGGGGCTGGCCACGGAGGGCGCCGCGGGCGTCCAGCGCGTCCTCACGGAGGTCCAGGAGGACACCGCGCATGTGATGGCGCTCGCGGGAGCCTCCTCTGTCGACGAGGTCACCTCGGACCTCGTCACCCTGGGTGCGGTGTAG